DNA sequence from the Arthrobacter crystallopoietes genome:
GGACCGCCCTGGCAGCGCTCATGCTGCCCGTGCTGCTGGTCGCCGTCGACAATACGGTGCTGAGCTTTGCCCTGCCTGCCATCTCGCTGGAGTTCAACACCAGCGGGACCACCCTGCTCTGGATCATCGACATCTACCCGCTGGTGCTCGCTGGCCTGCTGGTTGCCATGGGAAGTCTGGGCGACCGGTTCGGCCGTCGGCGCATGCTCATCACGGGCGCCGTGGGCTTTGCCGCCTTTTCTGTGCTGGCAGCCTTCGCGCCAAATGCCGAGGTGCTGGTGGCCGCGCGTGCCGGCTTGGGCGTCTTCGGCGCCATGCTGATGCCGGCCACGCTTTCGCTGATCCGCAACATCTTCACCGACCGTGGGCAGCGCCGTCTGGCCATCGCCGTCTGGGCCGCCGGCTTTTCCGCGGGCGCCGCGCTGGGCCCGATCCTGGGCGGACTGCTGCTGGAACACTTCTGGTGGGGCTCCGTGTTCCTGCTGGCCGTTCCGGTGCTAGTGCTGATGCTCATCCTGACCCCGCTCTTCGTCCCGGAGTCCAAGGATCCGGCACCGGGCGCCGTCGATATTTGGAGCATTTTCCTCTCCATCGCGACGATGCTGCCGGTGGTCTACGCCATCAAGAACCTCGCCAACGGCGGCAACCTCATGGCTACCCTGGCCGTTGCCGTGCTCGGGGTGACCGCCGGCTGGCTGTTCACCCGGCGCCAGCTGCGCCGCTCCCAGCCGATGCTGGACGTACGGCTTTTCGCGGTCCGGCCCTTCACCGGCGCCG
Encoded proteins:
- a CDS encoding MFS transporter, with translation MLTITQRAGRKEWTALAALMLPVLLVAVDNTVLSFALPAISLEFNTSGTTLLWIIDIYPLVLAGLLVAMGSLGDRFGRRRMLITGAVGFAAFSVLAAFAPNAEVLVAARAGLGVFGAMLMPATLSLIRNIFTDRGQRRLAIAVWAAGFSAGAALGPILGGLLLEHFWWGSVFLLAVPVLVLMLILTPLFVPESKDPAPGAVDIWSIFLSIATMLPVVYAIKNLANGGNLMATLAVAVLGVTAGWLFTRRQLRRSQPMLDVRLFAVRPFTGAVLVNLLAVFSLVGFLYFVSQHLQLVLGLSPLDAGLVLLPGLAITITAGLLVVQLVRRVRPHLVVSVALLLSATAYWMVAATPGASAGNLMLAFAVLGAGVGASETLSNDLILSSVPAAKAGAASAVSETAYEVGSVFGTAVLGSILVAAYRQNIDLPANLTPSQQTTASETLGGAINTAAELPGRTAEPLLESAFHAFDSGVTITAGIASVLMVAAAWLAFRTLRDAQS